The genomic region ATTTTGATTTTCGTTACGAAAGGAATGAGTTCAATCGTAAGGAAAATCGAAGCCAAGAGACCTGCACCTGCACCTGCAGCTGCACGTCCTGCAGCAATGCCGAAGACCGCTTCGGCCGCGATGGGTACTGACCCGGAAATCGCCGCAGCCATCGTTGCTGCCGTGGTCGAGTCCAAAAGATAAAAAATCAAAAGGAACAACAGAACAATGAAGAAAAAGAAAGTCGATTTTATGTGTACAGCTTTCCGCGACGGTTTCCAGTCCGTTTTCGGAGCCCGTGTCTTTACCAAGGATTTCATGCCGGCCGTTGCTGCTGCAAAAGAGGCAGGCATCACCCATTTTGAGGCCGGTGGCGGAGCCCGTTTCCAGTCTCTTTATTTTTATAGCAATGAAGATGCTTTCGACATGATGGATGAATTCCGAAGAGTGGCAGGTCCTGATGCAAATCTCCAGACCCTGTCCCGTGGTGTCAATGTCGTCGGATTGGATTCCCAGCCACGTGACATCATCAAGCTGCACGCACAGATGTTCAAGAAACATGGTATGACTACCATCCGTAACTTTGATGCTCTCAACGATGTCAACAACCTGATCGATAGCGGACAGGCAATTCACGATGCCGGACTCAAGCATGAAGTAACGGTTACCATGATGAGCCTTCCCCCAAATGTTACCGGTGCGCATGATCCTGATTTCTATGAAAATGTCCTTCGCCAGATTTTGGATGCCGGCATTCCTTTCGATTCCGTCTGTTTCAAGGACGCTTCGGGAACTACTACGCCGCATGTGGTTTATGAAACCATAAAGAGGGCGAGGAAACTGTTGGGCAATGATGTTCCTATCTGTATCCATAGCCATGAAACTGCAGGTGTATCAGTTGCACAGTATCTGATGGCTCTTGAAGCCGGTGTCAACCAGATTGACGTATCCATGTCACCTTGTTCCGGCGGCACCTGTTCTCCTGATATCATTACCATGTGGCATGCACTTCGTGGTACGGAATTTGAACTTGATGTTGACATTGACAAGATCAAGAAAGCAGAGGAAGTTTTCCAGGACTGCATGAAAGATTATTTCTTGCCTCCTGAAGCATCGAAAGTCAATCCGACTATTCCGTTCTTCCCGCTTCCCGGCGGTGCTCTTACAGCCAATACCCAGATGCTCCGTGACAATGGCTTGATGGATAAGTTCCCCCAGATTGTAAAAGCAATGGGTGAGACGGTTGCAAAGGGTGGTTTCGGTACTTCTGTTACTCCTGTTTCCCAGTTTTATTTCCAACAGGCATTCAACAATGTCATGTTCGGACCGTGGAAAAAGATTGCAGAAGGCTACGGCAAGATGGTCCTTGGCTATTTTGGCAAGACCCCTGTTGCTCCTGATCCGGAAGTTGTCAAGATTGCTGCCGAACAGCTCAAGCTGGAACCCACTACAAAGAAAGTTGTCGATATCAATGATGCAGATCCTACCAAGGGTCGTGATGTTGCGATCAAGATGTTGAAGGACAATAACGTTGAAGTTACTGATGAGAATATTTTCATTGCAGCTTCATGTAAGGAAAAGGGGATCCTCTATCTGACCGGAAAGTCAAAGGCTAACGGGGTAAGAAAGATTGACCGCAAGGCTGAAGAAGCAAGGAAGAAGGGTGAATTTACCGTTACCGTCAATGGCAAGGCCTATGGTGTCAAGCTCAGCAAGGCTGATGCTAAGGTGAACGGTGTCTCTTATCCTCTTACCGTCAAGACAGGTATTGATGAAGCTGCCATTGCTGCTTCTGCTGCTGTTGCAGCACCGGCTGCTGCCGCTTCTGCTGTACCTGCAGGACCTGGCACACCTGTTGTTGCTCCTATGCCTGGACTGGTACTTCGTTTCAATGTCAAGGAAGGCGATGTAGTTACCAAGAACCAGAGCCTTATGGTCATGGAAGCCATGAAAATGGAAAATGAAATCTTTGCACCATGTGATGGCACGGTGACTAAGATTTGTGTAAGTCAGGGGCAACAGCTTGTTGCTGATGATGAGCTGATGATCATCGGCTGAGGAGAAGAAAGTTTATGATTGGTAACGCATTGCACCAACTATGGTATACGACCGGCATCACAGGCTTCCTTGGCCTGGCCAGTTCGGAATTCAATATGGGCAACTTTGCAATGATTCTTGTCGGATTGTTGCTGGTTTACCTTGGGATCAAGAAAGGTTACGAACCTTTGCTCCTGATTCCTATTGGATTCGGTTGTATTCTCTGTAACATCCCGCTGGCTTATATTTCCGGGATTGATCCCGCCAACAATTCGGCTGGATTCATCAAGGTCTTGTTCGATGCTGGTATCAGCACAGGTCTTTTCCCTATTCTCATATTCATGGGTGTAGGAGCGATGACCGATTTTGGACCGCTC from Spirochaetia bacterium harbors:
- a CDS encoding biotin attachment protein, with amino-acid sequence MKKKKVDFMCTAFRDGFQSVFGARVFTKDFMPAVAAAKEAGITHFEAGGGARFQSLYFYSNEDAFDMMDEFRRVAGPDANLQTLSRGVNVVGLDSQPRDIIKLHAQMFKKHGMTTIRNFDALNDVNNLIDSGQAIHDAGLKHEVTVTMMSLPPNVTGAHDPDFYENVLRQILDAGIPFDSVCFKDASGTTTPHVVYETIKRARKLLGNDVPICIHSHETAGVSVAQYLMALEAGVNQIDVSMSPCSGGTCSPDIITMWHALRGTEFELDVDIDKIKKAEEVFQDCMKDYFLPPEASKVNPTIPFFPLPGGALTANTQMLRDNGLMDKFPQIVKAMGETVAKGGFGTSVTPVSQFYFQQAFNNVMFGPWKKIAEGYGKMVLGYFGKTPVAPDPEVVKIAAEQLKLEPTTKKVVDINDADPTKGRDVAIKMLKDNNVEVTDENIFIAASCKEKGILYLTGKSKANGVRKIDRKAEEARKKGEFTVTVNGKAYGVKLSKADAKVNGVSYPLTVKTGIDEAAIAASAAVAAPAAAASAVPAGPGTPVVAPMPGLVLRFNVKEGDVVTKNQSLMVMEAMKMENEIFAPCDGTVTKICVSQGQQLVADDELMIIG
- a CDS encoding OadG family protein, with translation MIQLAQQSAETLSANLSNGVVLMLLGMGTVFLFLVILIFVTKGMSSIVRKIEAKRPAPAPAAARPAAMPKTASAAMGTDPEIAAAIVAAVVESKR